A single region of the Candidatus Methanomethylicota archaeon genome encodes:
- the cobZ gene encoding alpha-ribazole phosphatase CobZ: MEIFKDLRIEINKEAIVIESKKEFKILSSAPINGGLKFSNKIVNLHIPLEFYKNPFEFLKIKENEIKDVVCLMTGADVSKASIVEACTSNLKILVIVTAGTSNATSITDGGQMEFLGTINIIVIVNRSMTESCMVNAIATITEAKCKALASLDLRSKISKEQATGTSSDAIVIASLNEGTPLEYAGSATELGWLIATSVEKAVRDAIISHDGILPNRPLLKRLEERGIFLEDLISTAMEMYVSHSSFSKEKAKEIFEKILIETMNDINVASLIMAALRINEDGKKGLIPNLSAEDFEKDIVNLVADEILGISISMYIAGYNGLFEFYRFDRNKPGILKKLPPFIDDAIGSLLAGVSSKMYSYMLKGNKNENI, from the coding sequence ATGGAAATTTTTAAAGATTTAAGAATAGAAATAAATAAAGAAGCAATTGTAATAGAAAGTAAAAAAGAATTTAAAATATTAAGTTCAGCTCCTATTAATGGAGGTTTAAAATTTTCTAATAAAATAGTAAATTTACATATTCCTTTAGAATTTTATAAAAACCCTTTTGAATTTTTGAAAATAAAAGAAAATGAAATCAAAGATGTTGTATGTTTAATGACAGGTGCAGATGTTAGTAAGGCTAGTATAGTTGAAGCATGTACATCTAATTTAAAAATTTTAGTAATAGTTACTGCTGGAACATCAAATGCTACTTCTATAACAGATGGGGGACAAATGGAATTTTTAGGTACTATAAATATTATTGTTATTGTAAATAGAAGTATGACAGAAAGTTGTATGGTAAATGCTATTGCAACAATTACTGAAGCAAAGTGTAAAGCTTTAGCTTCTTTAGATTTAAGAAGTAAAATAAGTAAAGAGCAAGCAACTGGTACTTCATCTGATGCTATAGTAATAGCATCTCTTAATGAAGGCACTCCATTGGAATATGCTGGTAGTGCAACTGAATTAGGATGGCTTATTGCTACATCTGTAGAAAAAGCTGTTAGAGATGCAATAATATCTCATGATGGAATTTTACCAAATAGACCACTTTTAAAAAGACTTGAAGAACGTGGAATATTTTTAGAAGATCTCATATCTACTGCTATGGAAATGTATGTTTCTCATTCTTCATTTTCTAAAGAAAAAGCAAAAGAAATTTTTGAAAAAATTTTAATTGAAACCATGAATGATATAAATGTAGCTTCTTTAATTATGGCTGCTTTAAGGATAAATGAAGATGGAAAAAAAGGTCTTATTCCTAATTTATCAGCTGAAGATTTTGAAAAAGATATAGTAAATTTAGTTGCAGATGAAATATTGGGCATTTCAATTTCTATGTATATTGCTGGTTATAATGGACTTTTTGAATTTTATAGATTTGATAGAAATAAGCCAGGAATTTTAAAGAAACTTCCTCCATTTATTGATGATGCAATAGGTAGTTTATTAGCAGGCGTATCTAGTAAGATGTACTCTTATATGTTGAAGGGGAATAAGAATGAAAATATTTGA
- the cobS gene encoding adenosylcobinamide-GDP ribazoletransferase: MKIFEGIKSIISFLTIIPSKDSTIEEISNYAYLFPLIGAFIGTICGIFGYILFKLIPNLIAAIFTLFSIMILTGLNHLDGLLDLGDALMFRGTKEERLKILHDKHHGIGGIFTVYFILTLTLATIILIEEKVFPMLILAECLAKLSILIIGCFAKPYNHGIGRIFILKVKEKRIKNLILGIFLSLLIVYIISFKAIFSFIIVLIFSLIWLKFLTNIFGCITGDMFGSINEISRVLSLMTIIFLGV, translated from the coding sequence ATGAAAATATTTGAAGGAATTAAATCTATTATTTCATTTTTAACTATAATTCCTTCAAAAGATAGTACAATAGAAGAAATATCAAATTATGCATATCTTTTTCCTTTGATTGGTGCTTTTATTGGAACTATTTGTGGAATTTTTGGTTATATTCTTTTTAAATTAATTCCTAATTTAATTGCAGCTATTTTTACACTTTTCTCAATTATGATTTTAACAGGATTAAATCATTTAGATGGATTATTAGATCTTGGTGATGCTTTAATGTTCAGAGGTACTAAAGAAGAGCGTTTAAAAATTCTTCATGATAAACATCATGGTATAGGAGGAATTTTCACTGTATATTTTATACTTACTCTTACTTTAGCTACAATAATCTTAATAGAAGAGAAAGTCTTTCCAATGCTAATATTAGCTGAATGTTTAGCAAAATTATCTATTTTAATAATAGGGTGTTTTGCTAAACCTTATAATCATGGTATTGGAAGAATATTTATTTTAAAAGTAAAAGAAAAAAGAATTAAAAATTTAATATTAGGAATATTTTTATCACTTTTAATAGTATATATTATAAGTTTTAAAGCAATATTTTCTTTTATTATAGTTTTAATATTTTCATTAATTTGGCTTAAATTTTTAACTAATATATTTGGTTGTATTACTGGAGATATGTTTGGATCGATAAATGAAATATCAAGAGTTCTAAGTCTTATGACAATAATATTCTTGGGTGTTTAA